In a single window of the Ruminococcus albus 7 = DSM 20455 genome:
- the recO gene encoding DNA repair protein RecO — translation MTTLKGLVLKETDSGESSKSICVLTAEMGVIYIYVRGGRKSSKTTSATQSFSYSELCFEEKKNAKGQVSRYLNSSEPVKLFYNIRLDAAKVALASYFSELLIYSGTEGQNCAEVMRLALNTLYFLDEDKMETDLLKCVFEFRLLCELGMRPKLVGCAFCFKYEDDKMHFNYLEDRLECQDCCPNPDSVHTIILDKQLLYIVRFIALTEYEKLFYFKISDKYLKKLTEFTEKFVWYHFNRRFGALDFYKMLK, via the coding sequence ATGACGACCCTTAAAGGACTTGTTCTGAAGGAAACAGACAGCGGTGAATCAAGTAAGTCGATATGCGTACTTACCGCTGAGATGGGCGTTATTTACATCTATGTTCGCGGCGGCAGAAAAAGTTCAAAGACTACATCTGCTACGCAATCATTCAGTTACTCCGAGCTATGCTTTGAAGAAAAAAAGAACGCCAAAGGACAGGTCAGCCGCTATTTAAACAGCAGCGAGCCTGTCAAGCTGTTTTATAATATAAGACTGGATGCGGCTAAGGTCGCTCTTGCATCTTATTTTTCCGAGTTACTGATCTATTCGGGAACAGAGGGACAGAACTGTGCTGAGGTCATGCGGCTGGCACTTAATACCCTTTACTTTTTAGATGAAGATAAGATGGAAACAGATCTGCTGAAATGCGTGTTTGAATTCAGACTTCTGTGCGAGTTAGGTATGCGTCCTAAGCTTGTGGGCTGTGCATTTTGTTTCAAGTACGAAGACGATAAGATGCACTTCAATTATCTTGAAGACAGACTTGAATGCCAGGATTGCTGTCCTAACCCAGACAGCGTACACACCATTATATTAGATAAACAGCTTCTTTACATAGTGCGTTTCATCGCACTGACAGAATACGAAAAACTATTTTACTTTAAGATAAGTGACAAATATCTGAAAAAACTCACCGAATTTACAGAAAAGTTCGTGTGGTATCATTTTAACCGCAGATTCGGTGCATTGGATTTTTATAAGATGTTGAAATGA
- the era gene encoding GTPase Era, translating to MTKNIFVTIAGRANAGKSSLLNALVGEKIAAVSDKPQTTRTKITGVLTKGETQFVFMDTPGMHKAKNKLSEHMVNTVNETITGVDMIIFMCDCTKKISDNEKSLIESFKGGKSKVILALNKIDLLDNKEDVIVKLSEYSALYDFAEVVPISVVGNDGLDIIMDILEKNAAEGPHYFPDDKFTDQPEKVIMAEMIREKALRNLNDEVPHGVAVTIEQLGEREDRNGEAILDITATIFCERESHKGIIIGKGGSMLRKIGQDARRDLEDFFQIKVNLQCWVKVKEGWRNREGMIKNFGLS from the coding sequence ATGACAAAGAATATTTTTGTTACCATAGCAGGCAGAGCAAATGCAGGTAAATCTTCCCTGCTGAACGCTCTTGTCGGTGAAAAGATCGCGGCAGTGAGCGACAAGCCGCAGACTACAAGAACAAAGATAACGGGTGTACTGACAAAAGGTGAAACACAATTCGTTTTCATGGATACCCCCGGTATGCACAAAGCAAAGAACAAGCTCAGCGAGCATATGGTAAATACTGTAAATGAAACTATCACAGGCGTTGATATGATAATATTTATGTGTGATTGCACAAAAAAGATATCCGACAACGAAAAAAGCCTGATCGAAAGCTTCAAAGGCGGTAAAAGCAAGGTTATACTAGCACTTAACAAGATAGATCTACTTGATAATAAAGAGGATGTCATTGTGAAGCTTTCCGAGTATTCTGCTCTCTATGATTTTGCTGAGGTGGTTCCCATAAGCGTAGTCGGAAATGACGGGCTGGATATAATAATGGATATACTTGAAAAAAATGCGGCAGAAGGTCCTCATTACTTCCCGGATGACAAGTTCACAGATCAGCCTGAGAAAGTAATAATGGCTGAAATGATCCGTGAAAAAGCTCTGAGAAATCTAAATGATGAAGTTCCTCACGGAGTTGCTGTTACTATCGAACAGCTTGGAGAACGTGAAGACAGAAACGGAGAAGCTATATTGGATATCACAGCAACTATATTCTGTGAAAGAGAATCACATAAGGGAATAATCATAGGCAAGGGCGGTTCGATGCTGAGAAAGATCGGTCAGGATGCAAGGCGAGATCTTGAAGACTTTTTTCAGATAAAGGTAAACCTTCAGTGCTGGGTCAAGGTAAAAGAGGGTTGGCGCAACCGCGAGGGAATGATCAAGAATTTCGGATTATCCTGA
- a CDS encoding GNAT family N-acetyltransferase, whose protein sequence is MEIKEASSADLCTVRDITCNTIRTIYPRYYPAGAVDYFLKYHSDQKIAEDILRHRTFICIDDLGNIVGTVTIKENDIGRLFVLPEFQGKGFGKALLDFAEEMISRKYTEIILDASLAAKKIYLKRGYTETEYNTVITDNGDYLCWDKMTKKVKG, encoded by the coding sequence ATGGAAATAAAAGAAGCGTCTTCTGCAGATCTATGCACTGTAAGGGATATAACCTGCAATACGATAAGGACTATTTATCCAAGGTATTATCCTGCGGGAGCAGTCGATTATTTTCTTAAATATCACAGCGATCAAAAAATAGCCGAGGATATCCTCAGGCACAGAACATTTATCTGCATTGACGATCTTGGTAATATAGTTGGAACTGTGACAATAAAAGAAAATGATATCGGCAGATTGTTCGTACTACCCGAATTTCAGGGAAAAGGCTTTGGAAAGGCCCTTCTTGACTTTGCAGAAGAAATGATAAGCAGAAAATACACTGAAATTATTCTCGACGCATCACTTGCGGCGAAAAAGATTTATCTTAAAAGAGGATACACAGAAACAGAATATAACACTGTTATTACAGATAACGGTGATTATCTGTGCTGGGATAAAATGACCAAGAAAGTAAAGGGATAG
- a CDS encoding NUDIX domain-containing protein yields the protein MTDNNELILDLQDNEWVYEYTDHDRPIARAIVFDEDGHFYFVRAQRNDDFGKAVLIETSGGGIEDDESPEDAVLRELREELGAKVDIICKIGIVRDYYNLIHRHNINNYYLCKVKSFGANHLTDQEISDFHLSTMKQSFDEAVDEYKNRSCTKIGRLIAARELPVLMRAKELMESRSI from the coding sequence ATGACTGATAACAACGAATTAATACTGGATCTGCAAGATAACGAATGGGTATATGAATACACCGACCACGACAGACCGATAGCAAGAGCAATTGTTTTTGATGAAGACGGTCACTTCTACTTTGTAAGAGCACAAAGGAATGATGATTTCGGAAAAGCTGTACTTATTGAAACTTCAGGCGGCGGTATCGAGGATGACGAATCTCCGGAAGACGCCGTACTAAGAGAACTTCGTGAAGAACTTGGCGCAAAAGTTGATATTATTTGCAAGATCGGTATAGTAAGGGACTACTACAATCTTATCCACAGACATAACATAAATAATTATTATCTTTGTAAAGTGAAAAGTTTTGGTGCGAATCATCTGACTGATCAGGAGATATCAGATTTTCACCTTTCAACTATGAAACAAAGTTTTGATGAAGCAGTTGATGAATACAAAAACAGGAGCTGCACAAAAATAGGACGGCTTATAGCGGCAAGAGAGTTGCCTGTACTCATGCGTGCAAAAGAACTTATGGAAAGCAGAAGTATTTGA
- a CDS encoding diacylglycerol kinase family protein gives MSIKTELKKFCKSFVYAASGIVHCIRTQRNMRFHMGAACAVAVLSIICDISSGEQLALILTIGGVMALECVNTAIESTVDLASKGERSANAKAAKDCAAGAVLIFCLAAVGVAAIVFGKRILFILGSFVDTPALIPAAVMYVALWFWWVFICFREKKQ, from the coding sequence ATGAGCATAAAGACTGAACTGAAGAAATTCTGTAAAAGCTTCGTTTATGCCGCAAGCGGTATAGTGCACTGTATACGTACACAGAGGAATATGAGATTCCATATGGGTGCTGCGTGCGCTGTTGCAGTTCTATCTATAATATGTGATATAAGCAGCGGAGAACAGCTGGCTTTGATACTGACTATTGGCGGAGTTATGGCACTTGAATGTGTAAACACAGCCATTGAAAGCACAGTTGACCTCGCCAGTAAAGGTGAACGGTCAGCTAATGCAAAAGCAGCTAAGGATTGCGCTGCAGGAGCGGTACTTATATTCTGCCTTGCAGCTGTAGGAGTTGCTGCAATAGTCTTCGGAAAAAGAATACTTTTTATCTTAGGCAGTTTTGTCGATACCCCTGCACTTATCCCGGCTGCTGTAATGTATGTAGCTTTGTGGTTCTGGTGGGTATTTATCTGTTTTCGGGAGAAGAAACAATGA
- the ybeY gene encoding rRNA maturation RNase YbeY: MDKVKVMITNNQTEVKIPVGIRMLVRRCCHAVLEYEEFGKDAEVSVSFVNDKQIHELNKEHRDIDRPTDVLSFPLGENGEYDVNYESGACLLGDIVISLETATRQAQVYGHSLEREVGFLTVHSMLHLLGYDHEESSLQERIMREKEEAILAQLGISRDETFVEEHEHKD, translated from the coding sequence ATGGACAAAGTCAAGGTAATGATCACCAATAATCAGACAGAAGTTAAGATACCGGTTGGCATAAGGATGCTCGTAAGACGCTGCTGTCACGCTGTACTGGAATATGAGGAATTCGGAAAAGATGCAGAAGTTTCTGTATCCTTTGTAAATGATAAGCAGATACATGAGCTCAACAAGGAGCACAGAGACATCGACAGACCTACTGATGTTTTGAGTTTTCCTCTCGGTGAGAATGGAGAATACGATGTAAACTACGAATCCGGTGCCTGTCTGCTCGGCGATATCGTAATCAGCCTGGAAACAGCAACAAGACAGGCTCAGGTCTACGGTCATTCACTGGAACGTGAGGTTGGATTCCTGACTGTACACTCCATGCTACATCTGCTGGGCTACGACCATGAAGAAAGCAGCCTTCAGGAGCGTATAATGAGAGAAAAAGAAGAAGCTATACTTGCACAGCTGGGGATTTCAAGAGATGAGACCTTTGTTGAGGAGCATGAGCATAAAGACTGA
- a CDS encoding PhoH family protein, whose product MAEKLISVDSMETMLSLFGSYDENVNLIQREYGVAVLGRGEDIKITGDEQGVFNACEAINGLITMINKGEKLNEQSIRYVFALVREGRQYELNNLSDDGICVTITGKVIKPKTLGQKRYVDFIRKNTIVLGIGPAGTGKTYLAVAMAVKAFKAHEVEKIILTRPAVEAGEKLGFLPGDLQNKVDPYLRPLYDALFEMLGPESFARQQERGCIEVAPLAYMRGRTLDNAFIILDEAQNTTNEQMKMFLTRLGFNSKIVITGDITQIDLPDNRKSGLIQAMHVLKDVEDIKINRFSDKDVVRHKLVQDIILAYEKYSKRNGKYNGQSQGNDHQ is encoded by the coding sequence ATGGCAGAAAAATTAATCAGCGTTGACAGCATGGAAACAATGCTCAGTCTGTTCGGAAGTTACGATGAAAATGTAAACCTGATTCAGCGTGAGTATGGCGTTGCAGTGCTGGGACGCGGAGAAGATATAAAAATCACCGGTGACGAGCAGGGAGTGTTCAATGCCTGTGAAGCTATCAACGGACTAATAACCATGATCAACAAAGGCGAAAAACTCAACGAACAAAGTATACGTTATGTGTTCGCTCTGGTACGTGAAGGAAGACAGTATGAACTGAATAATCTCAGTGATGACGGAATTTGCGTTACAATAACAGGCAAGGTCATAAAGCCCAAAACTCTGGGTCAGAAACGTTATGTAGACTTTATACGAAAAAACACGATAGTACTGGGAATAGGACCTGCAGGTACCGGAAAGACCTATCTCGCGGTCGCCATGGCTGTCAAGGCGTTCAAGGCTCACGAGGTCGAAAAGATAATACTGACAAGACCTGCGGTAGAGGCTGGAGAGAAGCTGGGTTTTCTCCCTGGAGATCTTCAAAACAAAGTTGATCCTTATCTAAGACCTCTTTATGATGCACTTTTTGAAATGCTTGGACCTGAATCCTTTGCAAGGCAGCAGGAGCGCGGATGTATCGAAGTTGCACCGCTGGCATACATGAGAGGAAGAACGCTCGATAATGCATTTATAATACTTGATGAAGCTCAGAATACAACAAATGAACAAATGAAGATGTTCCTGACGCGACTGGGATTCAATTCAAAGATAGTAATAACAGGTGACATAACACAGATAGATCTGCCCGATAACAGAAAATCGGGACTGATACAAGCAATGCACGTTCTTAAAGACGTTGAAGATATAAAAATAAACAGATTCTCCGATAAGGATGTAGTCAGACATAAACTGGTACAGGATATTATCCTGGCATACGAAAAATATTCAAAAAGGAATGGGAAGTACAATGGACAAAGTCAAGGTAATGATCACCAATAA
- a CDS encoding sporulation protein YqfD, whose amino-acid sequence MTLGSIDYMIRDVDYARLLNRLTKEKMIYSDLHEENGCLKITISFEHSFRFEKMCHLEGYKPCKTAIHGMLRFYKSLYTRPGLIFGALLSALLMAYYSNVILTITVDTDDPAIYGKVMDVLDTDGVKPGAYLPDIDLVLEERSLKRQIDDISWVGISRTGSGIAIDVIENIRSDRGITVGMPCHLVACEDGIIEEIELIDGQLMKCLGSGVTKGEIVVSGKIVTDDRKHTEHDDISDSNTRYVRSIGKIRGTFTRTMVFEQPYDTEKKVMTGKKKKLHYLEILSAKIPLFGKIPDGYFEAEKEMRHFPEIGGFMIPVGVSEIRLNEYDIRSQVLEEDEALSRAEKSAFRYEQNFLDNYEIKGRRAESSKYSNGIRLTVTYELYGDLCRESDFFIPKYIIHESNTHKKENVQDSENY is encoded by the coding sequence ATGACTCTGGGAAGCATTGATTACATGATCCGTGACGTAGATTATGCTAGGCTGCTGAATAGGTTGACTAAGGAGAAAATGATATATTCAGATCTACATGAAGAAAATGGCTGCCTGAAAATAACGATCTCTTTTGAACATAGTTTTCGTTTTGAAAAGATGTGTCATCTCGAGGGTTATAAACCATGTAAAACTGCTATACACGGTATGCTGAGATTTTACAAATCTCTATATACAAGACCGGGACTGATATTCGGAGCCTTACTATCTGCTTTACTTATGGCATATTATTCAAACGTGATACTTACTATAACCGTAGACACAGATGATCCTGCTATATATGGTAAAGTAATGGATGTACTTGATACTGATGGAGTAAAACCTGGAGCTTATCTTCCTGATATTGACCTGGTGCTTGAAGAAAGATCACTGAAACGACAGATAGATGATATTTCATGGGTCGGCATAAGCCGTACAGGATCAGGTATAGCAATAGATGTTATAGAGAATATAAGATCAGACAGGGGAATCACTGTAGGTATGCCATGTCATCTGGTTGCTTGTGAAGATGGTATTATAGAAGAGATAGAACTCATCGATGGACAACTTATGAAATGTCTCGGAAGCGGTGTAACAAAAGGCGAGATAGTTGTAAGCGGAAAAATAGTAACTGATGATAGAAAGCATACTGAACATGATGATATTTCAGATTCAAATACCAGATATGTCAGAAGCATTGGTAAGATACGCGGCACCTTCACAAGAACTATGGTATTTGAACAGCCGTACGATACTGAAAAGAAAGTAATGACCGGCAAGAAGAAAAAGCTTCATTATCTTGAGATACTCAGCGCAAAAATCCCTCTATTCGGTAAGATCCCGGATGGATATTTTGAAGCCGAGAAAGAAATGAGACACTTTCCCGAGATAGGTGGATTTATGATACCTGTTGGTGTGTCTGAAATAAGACTGAATGAATATGATATAAGAAGTCAGGTGCTTGAAGAAGATGAAGCATTATCAAGGGCTGAAAAATCAGCTTTCAGGTATGAACAAAATTTTCTTGACAATTATGAGATAAAAGGAAGAAGAGCTGAAAGCAGCAAATACAGCAACGGGATAAGACTGACAGTCACTTATGAACTCTACGGCGACTTGTGCAGGGAAAGTGATTTCTTTATACCGAAATATATTATTCACGAATCTAATACACACAAAAAGGAAAATGTGCAAGATAGTGAAAATTATTGA
- a CDS encoding YabP/YqfC family sporulation protein — MAISPVVSFIGKTRELKCLRSYIQINDNTSALVENCRQICECTDVCVRILTSNFEVELWGNDLMLSSYSENSVKVCGTIEQIRLISQKTRRDNNDSGKH; from the coding sequence ATGGCAATTTCACCTGTTGTGAGTTTTATAGGAAAGACCCGCGAACTAAAATGTCTGCGATCATATATACAGATCAATGACAACACTTCCGCTTTAGTTGAAAACTGCCGACAGATCTGCGAATGTACTGATGTCTGTGTCAGGATACTGACAAGTAATTTCGAGGTGGAACTATGGGGAAATGATCTTATGCTTAGTTCATATTCAGAAAACAGCGTTAAAGTCTGCGGAACTATCGAACAGATAAGGCTGATATCACAAAAGACAAGGAGAGATAATAATGACTCTGGGAAGCATTGA
- a CDS encoding nucleoside recognition protein has protein sequence MKRTNIVNLKDTSLCMTLIMLSAGMAFFPAEVSDAVRETVLNCLNILIPSLFSFMAVGSMLSKSGSAALIAKPLKPVYHCIFRMPENIFTVFLLSMIAGYPVGIKMISDMLERGDIDPETAEKSACFCYCGGPAFFSGAIGLTVFGNKKVGVLIFLSVLITNIMLALVVCRTSELHEKHLCSKYCKGNILVDGVQSAGRSMALICITVIFFSAVMSVLDASGVIGIIRRIFSLSDNEIVIVSSFIEITSLSELSGVPYKLLPWICASCSFGGLCIIIQLYALKSDKLSLFRFIELRPFAAVLSALLCKILQPLIIDEAVPALAMNKSLFKVNNFAASICLILMIFLLNYKKGLVFSE, from the coding sequence ATGAAACGAACAAACATTGTAAATTTGAAAGACACTTCACTTTGTATGACTCTTATAATGCTATCAGCTGGTATGGCATTTTTCCCAGCTGAAGTTTCAGATGCTGTCAGAGAAACTGTATTGAACTGTCTGAACATTCTCATACCGTCGTTGTTTTCTTTTATGGCAGTTGGATCAATGCTTTCTAAAAGCGGAAGTGCTGCTTTGATAGCTAAACCTCTGAAACCTGTATATCACTGCATCTTTCGTATGCCTGAAAATATTTTCACTGTTTTTCTTTTAAGTATGATCGCAGGTTACCCTGTTGGAATAAAGATGATATCCGATATGCTTGAACGAGGAGATATAGATCCTGAGACGGCAGAAAAATCCGCCTGCTTCTGTTACTGCGGAGGTCCCGCTTTTTTTAGCGGTGCGATCGGGCTTACTGTGTTTGGAAACAAGAAGGTAGGTGTGCTGATCTTTTTATCTGTACTTATCACTAATATAATGCTTGCTTTGGTAGTGTGCAGAACTTCTGAATTGCACGAAAAGCATCTTTGCAGTAAATACTGTAAAGGTAATATACTTGTCGATGGTGTGCAGTCGGCAGGACGGTCTATGGCTTTGATCTGCATTACCGTGATCTTCTTTTCTGCAGTTATGTCAGTTCTTGATGCAAGCGGTGTTATCGGCATTATAAGGCGAATTTTCAGCCTTTCTGATAATGAGATCGTCATTGTTTCATCTTTTATTGAGATAACTTCGCTTTCTGAACTTTCGGGAGTGCCGTACAAACTTCTTCCGTGGATATGTGCATCTTGTTCTTTTGGTGGTCTATGCATAATCATTCAGCTTTATGCATTAAAGTCAGATAAACTATCGCTGTTCAGATTTATTGAACTCAGACCTTTTGCAGCAGTTCTATCTGCACTGTTATGTAAAATATTACAACCTTTAATCATTGACGAAGCTGTTCCTGCGTTGGCAATGAATAAATCTTTGTTTAAGGTGAACAATTTTGCTGCTTCTATATGTCTAATATTAATGATTTTTCTACTGAATTATAAAAAAGGACTGGTATTTTCAGAATGA
- a CDS encoding putative ABC transporter permease yields the protein MFKLLKLIAVGSFGAMCYGIIELVNRGFSHISMGLLGAFSMLVIHELNGERRSDRLKLIYVVLISTLFITSGELLAGEILNRYLGMKIWNYKHLPLNFDGQICIRYSAAWGLLSFFGIAADEFLRKYIFQE from the coding sequence ATGTTTAAACTGCTAAAGCTTATTGCTGTCGGATCATTCGGTGCTATGTGCTATGGAATTATTGAACTTGTAAACAGAGGTTTTTCTCATATATCAATGGGGTTACTGGGTGCATTTTCCATGCTGGTGATCCATGAACTCAATGGGGAACGCAGGTCGGACCGTTTGAAGCTTATATATGTAGTACTCATATCTACATTATTCATAACTTCAGGTGAACTGCTGGCAGGGGAGATCCTTAACAGGTATCTCGGTATGAAAATATGGAATTACAAGCACTTGCCTTTAAATTTCGATGGTCAGATCTGTATTCGCTATTCTGCGGCATGGGGATTGCTTTCCTTTTTTGGGATCGCTGCTGATGAATTTTTAAGGAAGTACATCTTTCAAGAGTAG
- a CDS encoding sporulation transcriptional regulator SpoIIID — MFGNDRERAVQFGEYMVSQKSTVRATAAAFGVSKSTVHKDLTENLPKISAVLYSEVRKILEENKEQRHIRGGLATKHKYENINNRTGI; from the coding sequence ATGTTTGGAAATGACAGGGAAAGGGCTGTGCAGTTCGGCGAATACATGGTCAGTCAAAAATCAACAGTAAGAGCGACAGCAGCAGCGTTCGGAGTGTCAAAATCCACAGTACATAAAGATCTGACAGAGAATCTTCCGAAGATTTCAGCGGTTCTTTACAGTGAGGTAAGAAAGATCCTTGAGGAAAACAAAGAACAGCGCCATATCAGAGGCGGTCTTGCAACTAAACACAAATATGAGAATATTAACAATCGTACTGGGATATGA
- a CDS encoding putative ABC transporter permease has translation MSLIYSFMILALLFASGSMFGWLLELFYRRFKPANKGRIWINPGFLNGPCLPLYGFGLTALYLMALLERFIPIDDPASRKAVLFVVMAAAMTIIELIAGELFIVRRHIKLWDYSELRFNYKGIICPRFSFYWAILGAGYYFFIHPRILSGLEWFSHNLLFSFVIGFFYGILTIDLVRSFSLTAKIKAFAAENRMIIRYDELKKHIRYEAKKRCEKYRFLNSMHSERQLIEELRTYMEKQIEQAKNGKLSDMIAFIKKEL, from the coding sequence ATGTCTTTGATATACAGCTTTATGATACTTGCCTTGCTTTTTGCTTCGGGCAGTATGTTTGGATGGCTGCTTGAATTATTCTACCGCCGATTCAAGCCTGCGAATAAAGGTAGGATTTGGATCAATCCGGGCTTTCTTAACGGACCATGTCTTCCTCTTTATGGATTCGGTCTGACGGCACTTTACCTTATGGCATTACTTGAACGATTTATTCCAATTGACGATCCGGCTTCAAGAAAAGCTGTGTTGTTTGTTGTCATGGCTGCTGCTATGACCATTATCGAGTTGATAGCAGGAGAACTGTTCATAGTAAGGCGGCATATTAAATTATGGGATTATTCTGAACTTCGATTTAATTATAAAGGTATAATATGTCCGAGGTTTTCATTTTACTGGGCTATACTTGGTGCAGGATATTATTTTTTTATTCATCCCAGGATACTGTCAGGCCTTGAATGGTTTTCACACAATCTGCTTTTTTCATTTGTCATTGGTTTTTTCTATGGTATTCTTACTATTGATCTTGTTCGATCATTCAGTCTTACAGCAAAGATCAAAGCTTTTGCGGCTGAGAATCGTATGATCATCAGGTATGACGAGCTGAAAAAACATATTCGCTATGAGGCAAAGAAACGTTGTGAAAAATATCGTTTTCTCAATTCTATGCATTCAGAACGTCAGCTTATCGAAGAACTTCGTACTTATATGGAAAAACAGATCGAACAGGCTAAAAACGGAAAACTTAGTGATATGATAGCTTTCATTAAAAAAGAACTGTGA